Proteins encoded in a region of the Uloborus diversus isolate 005 chromosome 1, Udiv.v.3.1, whole genome shotgun sequence genome:
- the LOC129233079 gene encoding homocysteine-responsive endoplasmic reticulum-resident ubiquitin-like domain member 2 protein has product MEIQLVIKAPNQNIDDQVVMCDLDWTVKRLKNHLSEVYPNRPIVQEQKLIYSGRLLHDHLHLKDILRHEDEQSPVHILHLVCSGKNSFQSYSQVPHSSQEITNQTTQRSQAINTNSGDAVSRATEENELRHRNVPSVPQLNNPFPPLLQPGTIQPVAFPQLPSDPQFVAQMAAMQQMYAYYMAQYMQSTNPGLFSSNPTFPNVPSFQPQQINPGYIPDDQGQRPENQRVNAQGAHVEENEEMGNRDWLDHLFVCCRYLILFSIIYFYSTPERLMIVVVFAIIAFLYHEGWFVRRPNPAVQVEVQIGQRNRPNVDPNANNPANVPDLITNEDVQDAHELEAAMDGDDPPHVQNPDVANNNQIFSPLTFLTAFFSSLIPEPPPAVNIN; this is encoded by the exons ATGGAGATTCAACTTGTTATAAAGGCTCCCAACCAAAATATTGATGATCAAGTTGTGATGTGCGACTTAGATTGGACTGTGAAAAGGCTTAAAAATCACTTATCTGAAGTTTATCCTAATAGAcca ATTGTTCAAGAACAGAAACTTATTTATTCTGGACGCCTTCTGCATGATCATTTGCACTTGAAGGATATATTAAGACAC GAAGATGAGCAGTCTCCTGTACATATTCTCCATCTGGTCTGTAGCGGCAAAAATAGTTTCCAGTCATATAGTCAG gtTCCTCATTCTAGTCAAGAAATTACAAATCAGACCACACAAAGATCCCAAGCCATCAATACAAACTCAGGTGATGCAGTTTCTAGAGCTACAGAAGAAAATGAATTACGACACAGGAATGTTCCATCTGTGCCCCAATTAAa cAATCCTTTCCCACCACTGCTGCAACCTGGAACAATACAGCCAGTTGCATTTCCTCAACTACCTAGTGATCCACAGTTTGTTGCTCAAATGGCAGCAATGCAGCAAATGTATGCCTATTACATGGCTCAGTACATGCAAAG CACAAATCCTGGTTTGTTTAGTAGTAATCCTACTTTTCCCAATGTTCCGAGTTTTCAACCTCAGCAAATAAATCCTGGTTACATTCCTGATGACCAAGGGCAGAGACCAGAAAATCAAAGGGTGAATGCCCAAGGAGCACATGTGGAGGAAAATGAAGAAATGGGAAACAGAGATTGGTTGGATCACCTCTTTGTTTGTTGTCGCTATTTGATATTATTCAGTATCATTTACTTTTATTCTACTCCTGAAAGGCTCATGATTGTTGTTGTTTTTGCCATCATAGCATTTTT gtaTCATGAAGGTTGGTTTGTTAGGAGGCCAAATCCTGCAGTTCAGGTAGAAGTACAAATTGGACAAAGAAACCGACCAAATGTTGATCCTAATGCTAATAATCCCGCAAATGTACCAGACCTGATTACAAATGAG gaTGTACAAGATGCTCATGAGTTGGAAGCTGCAATGGATGGAGATGACCCTCCCCATGTTCAAAATCCAGATGTTGCCAATAACAATCAAATATTTTCCCCCCTGACTTTTCTTACTGCCTTTTTTTCCTCTCTCATACCTGAACCTCCTCCTGCTGTAAACATAAACTGA